The segment TAGTCGCGCCAGTTTCAAGTGTCCTTCCTGTGATAAAACTTTCACCGATCTGGAAGCGGATCAGCTGTTCGATTTCGCTACCGGTGAATTCCGGTGTACATATTGTGGAAGTACAGTAGAAGAGGATAGTTCTGCATTACCGAAAAAGGATTCCCGCTTGCTGTTAGCCAAATTCAATGAACAGTTACAACCTTTATATGATCTGCTAAGACAAGTTGAAGATATTAAGCTTGCTCCAGAAATTCTGGAACCAGAACCTGTCGACATAGACACCATTAGAGGGTACGATGTGAACTATCACGTTGAGTGAGTAAATCAATAATCAAACTTATTTTTTACAGTGTCGCGAAACCAACAAATCGGATTGCAACGGAGCAATGGTCTGGGGAAGCTACACGTACCAGTGGTTTTGCAGTGGAAGAAACACGCGTGGACGTCACAATCGGCGATTCGGATGCAGTGGAGACTACAACTCAGCGAAAGGACCGCCCTGTATGGATGACTGAATCTACTGTCATTTCAAACGAGATGGACGAAAACTCTGTGGAGTCGATTCTAGAAAAGGCTGCCTTCACATCCACACAACCTCCGGCGGTTACGAACAGTACAACCGTAATATCCTCTGCACGAAATCGCAGAGAAGCCGATGATATAATGTCGGTGCTACTGCAGCACGAGAAACAAAGCTCACGCAGTGCAACGAACGATGCCATTAAAGGACTGGGTATGAACAATGATGCTAGCAGTGATAGCAGCGAAGATGAAAGAGATATCGACAATACGGAAATCCCCACGGTGGAAATTATGGACACCGACTCGGATGACGATATGCCAACAGTAACAGTAGCCGGTCGACCGTATCCCTTGGACGAAATCAACGATACGCTAATAGCGGAAATGACGCCACAGGAGAAGGAAACCTATATCCAGGTTTATCAGGATCATTTTAGTCACATGTATGATTAGAAGATCGATTGtgaataatttaaaaatgttgaatttataatttttaaattacGTAATGCAGTTTTTTCTTGGGAACATGGTTCTTTAGCGAAAATTCCGTGCTGATAAATAtgttcaaatcaaaacaaaaataataaactttttcTTGATCGAGACCCACTTTTATGGTCTTGATCAATTAATAATTTATAG is part of the Sabethes cyaneus chromosome 2, idSabCyanKW18_F2, whole genome shotgun sequence genome and harbors:
- the LOC128738485 gene encoding general transcription factor IIE subunit 1, whose amino-acid sequence is MSDQRYVTEIPSSLKQLARFVVRGFYTIEDALVVDMLVRNPCMKEDDICELLKFERKMLRARISILKNDKFLQVRLKMETGPDGKAQKVNYYFINYKTFVNVVKYKLDHMRKRMETEERDATSRASFKCPSCDKTFTDLEADQLFDFATGEFRCTYCGSTVEEDSSALPKKDSRLLLAKFNEQLQPLYDLLRQVEDIKLAPEILEPEPVDIDTIRGVAKPTNRIATEQWSGEATRTSGFAVEETRVDVTIGDSDAVETTTQRKDRPVWMTESTVISNEMDENSVESILEKAAFTSTQPPAVTNSTTVISSARNRREADDIMSVLLQHEKQSSRSATNDAIKGLGMNNDASSDSSEDERDIDNTEIPTVEIMDTDSDDDMPTVTVAGRPYPLDEINDTLIAEMTPQEKETYIQVYQDHFSHMYD